In Molothrus aeneus isolate 106 chromosome 25, BPBGC_Maene_1.0, whole genome shotgun sequence, one DNA window encodes the following:
- the RHBDF2 gene encoding inactive rhomboid protein 2, producing the protein MSAGDKNGGSRSSSSSSRLQSKKPPNLSIVIPPREAEEDGARKEPPKVPVYRKSKSLQEPRPERRPGFRRQTSLSQSIRKGTAQWFGVSSDWEGKRQQWQRKSLQHCSMRYGKLKPAYRDMELPSQEVPSFQASESPKPAKMPKIVDPLARGRPFRHPDETDRPHTPHHVLPPLTPGVVSLASFNSIRSGYGRLPRRKRESVAHMSFKAAAALLRGRSVLEPLAPKQRSKRSFLYPSFMDDDMVDAADTLDSSFFSKMDMHDETYSMPDDVFESPPLSATYLRMHQVAEEARVSPEGARLASVPGGAGAAPRRGRRIASKVKHFAFDRKKRYYGLGVVGKWLNRTYRRSLSSIVQSQLEITDSHRPYFTYWITFVHILITLLVIGTYGIAPIGFAQHVTTELVLRNKGVYESVKYIQQENFWIGPSSIDLIHLGAKFSPCIRKDRQVERLIQRERDRERGSGCCVQNDNSGCIQTLPQDCSETLATFIKWPGSNAPAMGSGEKRTSGAVCHQDPRTCEEPASNPPHVWPDDITKWPICTYETKTNHTGFAHLDCEIKGRPCCIGTKGSCEITTREYCDFMHGYFHEEATLCSQVHCLDEVCGLLPFLNPEVPDQFYRLWLSLFLHAGIIHCLVSVTFQMTVLRDLEKLAGWHRISIIFILSGITGNLASAIFLPYRAEVGPAGSQFGLLACLFVELFQSWQVLEKPWKAFLNLFGIVLFLFICGLLPWIDNIAHLFGFLSGLLLSFAFLPYITFGTVDKLRKRAMIIVSLLVFLGLFASLVVWLYVYPVNWRWVEYLTCLPFTSKFCEKYELEQVLH; encoded by the exons ATGTCAGCCGGGGACAAGAACGGGGGCAGccgctccagcagcagcagcagccgcctgCAGAGCAAGAAGCCCCCGAACCTGTCCATTGTCATCCCGCCCCGCGAGGCCGAGGAGGATGGCGCCCGCAAGGAG cCCCCCAAGGTGCCCGTGTACCGCAAGAGCAAGAGCCTGCAGGAGCCGCGCCCGGAGCGCCGGCCCGGCTTCCGCCGGCAGacatccctgtcccagagcatcCGCAA GGGCACAGCACAGTGGTTCGGTGTCAGCAGCGACTGGGAGGGGAAGCGGCAGCAGTGGCAGCGCAagagcctgcagcactgcagcatgaGGTACGGCAAGCTGAAGCCTGCCTATCGCGACATGGAGCTGCCCAGCCAGGAGGTGCCCTCCTTCCAAGCCAGCGAGTCGCCCAAGCCCGCCAAGATGCCCAAG ATCGTGGACCCGCTGGCCAGGGGCCGTCCCTTCCGCCATCCTGATGAGACCGACCGTCCCCACACGCCGCACCACGTGCTGCCCCCGCTCACCCCCGGCGTGGTCTCCTTGGCCTCCTTCAACAGCATCCGCTCGGGCTACGGCCGCCTGCCGCGCAGGAAGAGGGAGTCTGTGGCCCACATGAGCTTCAAGGCGGCTGCAGCTCTCCTCCGT GGGCGCTCTGTCCTGGAGCCACTGGCTCCCAAGCAGAGGAGCAAGAGGAGCTTCCTGTACCCCAGCTTCATGGACGACGACATGGTGGATGCTGCTGATACCCTGGACTCGTCCTTCTTCAGTAAG ATGGACATGCACGATGAGACGTACTCCATGCCCGATGACGTCTTTGAGTCACCTCCTCTATCAGCCACGTACTTACGCATGCACCAGGTGGCAGAGGAAGCCAGAGTGTCCCCTGAA GGTGCCCGGCTGGCCTCGGTgccgggcggcgcgggcgcggctccgcggcggggccggcgcatCGCCTCCAAAGTGAAGCACTTCGCCTTCGACCGCAAGAAACGCTACTACGGGCTGGGCGTGGTGGGCAAGTGGCTGAACAGGACCTACCGGCGCAGCCTGAGCAGCATCGTGCAGTCCCAGCTGGAGATCACCGACAGCCACCG GCCGTATTTCACGTACTGGATCACCTTTGTGCACATTCTCATCACCCTGCTGGTCATCGGCACCTACGGCATCGCCCCCATTGGCTTCGCCCAGCACGTGACGACAGAGTTA GTGCTGAGGAACAAGGGTGTCTACGAGAGTGTCAAGTACATCCAGCAGGAAAACTTCTGGATTGGGCCCAGCTCG ATCGACCTGATCCACCTGGGAGCCAAGTTCTCCCCGTGCATCCGGAAGGACCGGCAGGTGGAGCGGCTCATCCAGCGCGAGCGGGACCGGGAGCGGGGCTCCGGCTGCTGTGTCCAGAACGACAACTCCGGCTGCATCCAGACCCTGCCCCAGGACTGCTCG gagacGCTGGCAACGTTCATCAAGTGGCCAGGCAGCAACGCGCCAGCCATGGGCTCGGGAGAGAAGAGGACCTCGGGGGCTGTGTGTCACCAGGACCCCAG GACGTGTGAGGAGCCTGCGTCCAACCCACCCCATGTGTGGCCAGATGACATCACCAAGTGGCCG ATCTGCACCTACGAGACCAAAACCAACCACACGGGCTTTGCCCACCTGGACTGCGAGATCAAGGGCAGGCCCTGCTGCATTGGCACCAAGGGCAG ctgTGAGATCACCACGCGGGAATACTGCGACTTCATGCACGGCTACTTCCACGAGGAGGCAACGCTCTGCTCGCag gTGCACTGCCTGGACGAGGTCTGTGggctcctgcccttcctgaaCCCGGAGGTCCCTGACCAGTTCTACCgcctgtggctgtccctgttcctgcacGCTGG CATCATCCACTGCCTGGTGTCAGTGACATTCCAGATGACAGTGCTGCGGGACCTGGAGAAGCTGGCAGGCTGGCACCGCATCTccatcatcttcatcctcagTGGCATCACGGGAAACCTGGCCAGTGCCATCTTCCTACCCTACAGGGCAGAG gtgggCCCTGCCGGCTCCCAGTTCGGCTTGCTGGCTTGCCTCTTCGTGGAACTCTTCCAAAGCTGGCAAGTGCTGGAGAAACCCTGGAAAGCCTTCCTCAACCTCTTCGGCATCgtcctcttcctcttcatctgtggcctcttgccctggatcgACAACATTGCCCACCTGTTTGGTTTCCTGAGCGGGCTCCTGCTGTCCTTCGCCTTCCTGCCCTACATCACCTTCGGCACGGTGGACAAGCTGCGCAAGCGGGCCATGATCATCGTGTCCTTGCTGGTCTTCCTGGGGCTCTTTGCCTCGCTGGTGGTGTGGCTCTACGTGTACCCCGTGAACTGGCGCTGGGTGGAGTACCTGACCTGCCTGCCCTTCACCAGCAAGTTCTGTGAGAAGTACGAGCTGGAGCAGGTCCTGCACTGA
- the AANAT gene encoding serotonin N-acetyltransferase, translated as MPALSALPFLKPVQLRSPRSPPGGQRRHTLPASEFRCLGPGDAASVFEIEREAFISVSGDCPLHLDEIRHFLNLCPELSLGWFEEGRLVAFIIGSLWDQERLSQAALTLHKPQGSAVHIHVLAVHRTVRQQGKGSILMWRYLQHLRCLPCARRALLMCQPFLVPFYQKCGFQPLGPCQVTVGDLAFVEMQHAVRGHAFMRRNSGC; from the exons atgccGGCACTCAGCGCGTTGCCGTTCCTGAAGCCGGTGCAGCTGCGCTCGCCCCGCAGCCCGCCCGGGGGCCAGCGCCGGCACACGCTGCCCGCCAGCGAGTTCCGCTGCCTCGGCCCCGGGGATGCCGCCAGCGTGTTCGAGATCGAGCGCGAAG CCTTTATATCGGTTTCTGGGGACTGTCCCCTGCACCTGGATGAGATCCGACACTTCCTGAACCTGTGCCCGGAGCTGTCCCTCGGCTGGTTTGAGGAAGGGCGGCTCGTGGCATTCATCATCGGCTCCCTCTGGGACCAGGAGAGGCTCAGCCAG gcagcactgACCCTGCACAAGCCGCAGGGCTCGGCCGTGCACATCCACGTGCTGGCTGTGCACCGCACCGTGcgccagcagggcaagggctCCATCCTGATGTGGCGCTACCTGCAGCACCTGCGCTGCCTGCCCTGCGCCCGCCGCGCCCTGCTCATGTGCCAGCCCTTCCTCGTGCCCTTCTACCAGAAGTGCGGCTTCCAGCCGCTGGGGCCCTGCCAGGTGACCGTGGGGGACCTGGCCTTCGTGGAGATGCAGCACGCGGTGCGGGGCCACGCCTTCATGCGCAGGAACAGCGGCTGCTGA